ATATGAACGGTTTCGCCTTCCTTGTTATGTCCGTAAGTAAAATATTCCTCCCTGCCCCGAAGCTTAGAATCAAAATCCATTTCTACTCCGGCACAGTTTGCCTGAATCAGCTGTGCAAAAATTTCGGCATCCGCACAATACTTGGTTTCCTGGGTTGTTTCAGAGTTCCACTCATTCCATGCAAGCGTTGTTCCCTCCTGCGATAAAATGCGACCACGCAGAATATTCTGATTCCACCGTCTGTTGTAATCATGCTCCAGATAAGCATGCTTTCCCTTAAGCTCGATATGAACCAGATACCCAATCAAAACCACCGTAAGCAAACCAATGACAAACAAAATACGGATGAATCTTGCACTTTCCTGATAGCCCTCGCTTTTTTTCTTTGCCATTACAAATCACCTCCGCCGGTAAAGAACTCATTTGTCACCGTTTTCTTTTTGTGTTCCGGCAACGGTTCCGCTGTTCCATCCTTCGGCTCCGGTGTTTTTCTTTCAGATACATCGTTTGTAACGTTGTCGGTTAAGTCTCCGCCTCTGAAAAACACTCCGTCAGATGACCTTTGTGCTTCATATTCCTCTTCATAAGCCAGGTCATCTTCTGTCCAGACTGCTTTTTCATCGAACCTCTCCGTTCCGAAATCCACCGGTACAAATTCCGCATCCTCTTCCTCCGTCATGCGGTAGATGCTGTGTGAATACCGCTCATCCCCAATCAGATCTGCCCCCGCCATAAGCCCGGGATTTTTCTTTTTGGCAATAGCCTTTGCGGTTTCGTCTGTTTTGTTTGCCGCGCCTTCCAAAAAGCCGATTGCCATAAAGCCAACCACCAGCGAGCTGCCGCCATAGCTTACAAACGGCAACGTGATGCCTGTCATGGGAATCAGCTTTGTTACGCCGCCTATAATGATAAAGGTCTGGAAGCCAAACATAATACAAATGCCCGCACCGATTGTACGATAGAATTTATGCTTGATATTCAAAGACAGTCGCAAGCCTCTGTACATCAGCAAAAAGAACAGCATTACAATGGCAACACCAATCATAACCCCCATTTCTTCACAGACAGAGGCAAAAATGTAGTCAGATTTCTCAGCACCGATGGTGGAAATGCTGGTTGGAGAGCCAAGACCGATCCCCGTGCCGAAAAATCCGCCCGAGCCGATGGCGAACATAGACTGCATCAGTTCACCGGCTCCGTTCACCTCATGCGGATTCAATTCCCATAAATCCTGCCAGAGTACCACACGACGCATAAAAGTATTGTAAACCGACTGAAACAGCGAATCCTTAAACAGATACAAAACAAGCGCACCAACGGCAATAATACCAATGTTTGCTAAGATAATCCATTTTTTCTCATTAAAGAGATACAGCATGGCAATGTAAGTGGAAAAGATAACCAAAATGGTACCCAATTCCTTTTGAAGAACCATAATACCCAGCACAACATACACCGCCCCGGACATTATAATCCCCTCCTGCTGTCCGAAAAGCTGATACCGCTTCGGATTCTGAAAACGGTCTGCCAGCATAAACAGAACAAGATATTTTACAATTTCGGTGGTCTGAATGCTGAACGGTCCGAATACAAGCCAGTTTTTAACACCCGTCCCGGTAGTATCCTTACCAAAAATCATGGTAAAAAGAGACAGTGCAACCGCCAGAAAAAAGAATCCGTACCCGATTTTAGCAATCCATTTTGCACGCATCACGATAAGATAGGACACAAAAAATCCAACCAGTGCCACGGCAAACCACAATGTCTGATTCTGACCGCTTGTCTTACTGCATCTGAAAATCATGACGATGCCTATGGAAAACAGCATGGATACAATCAGGAAAATATATTGGTCATCCATAGACATGCTGCTTAAGAAAAAATAAGCAACCCATATCAACCCGACAACTGCAACGCCGTATATAACCATTTCAAAGCTTCTGTCATAAAAAAGCCACAGCACAAAAAAACCAATCAGATTAAACAATGTAATCAGCTGAATCGGCTTTTGTGTGTTCACTTTTGTCATAAGGCGTCCCCCCATATCACAACACTTTGTTCAGATACTGCCCTGTATAGGATTGTTCGCATTTTGCGACCTCTTCGGGTGTACCCTGTACCACAACCGTGCCACCCTTGTCACCGCCCTCGGGACCCATATCAATGATGTAGTCCGCGGTTTTGATAACATCTAAGTTGTGTTCAATAATAATGACCGTGTTTCCACCGTCTGTCAGCTTTTGTAACACCTCCAAAAGCTTATGCACATCGGCAGTATGCAAGCCCGTTGTGGGTTCATCCAATACATATGCAGTTCTGCCGGTGCTTTTTCTGGAAAGCTCGGTGGCAAGCTTGACTCTCTGTGCCTCACCGCCCGAAAGGGTGGTTGCAGGCTGTCCTAACTTGATATAGCCTAAGCCAACTTCTCGTAACGTAGTCAGCTTTCTCTTGATTTTGGGCTGGTTTTCAAAGAAGGCTTCCGCATCCTCCACCGTCATTTCCAAAACCTCATAGATATTTTTGCCTTTGTAACGCACCTCTAAGGTTTCACGGTTATACCGCTTACCGCCACACACATCACAAGGCACAAATACGTCGGGCAAAAAGTGCATTTCGATTTTCAAGATACCGTCACCGGTACAAGCCTCACACCGTCCGCCCTTTACGTTAAAGCTGAATCTGCCCGCCTTGTATCCGCGTGCCTGCGCATCCTGTGTGGTAGCAAACAATTCTCTGATATCATTAAACAGTCCCGTGTAGGTTGCAGGATTGGAACGGGGCGTTCTGCCGATGGGTGACTGGTCAATGTTAATCACCTTATCAAGCTGCTCCAGTCCTAAGATTTCATCATATTTACCTGCCTTTTTACGGGCACCGTTCAACTCGGTTGCCATAACTCTGTACAAAATACTGTTTACAAGCGAGCTTTTACCCGAACCGGAAACTCCGGTCACAACCGTCATAACCCCTAACGGGAAAGACACGTCAATGTGCTTTAAATTGTTTTCACTCGCACCCTTTACCGTAAGCCATGCGTCGGTAAGGCTTCTTCGGTTTGAAGGCACTTCAATCTGCTTTTTCTTGCTTAAATACTGTCCCGTAATACTCTTTTTGCAGTTCATGATGTCTTTTATGGTACCTGCACAAACGATTTCACCGCCATGCACCCCTGCACCGGGGCCTACGTCTACAATGTAATCCGC
This genomic stretch from Clostridia bacterium harbors:
- a CDS encoding FtsW/RodA/SpoVE family cell cycle protein; amino-acid sequence: MTKVNTQKPIQLITLFNLIGFFVLWLFYDRSFEMVIYGVAVVGLIWVAYFFLSSMSMDDQYIFLIVSMLFSIGIVMIFRCSKTSGQNQTLWFAVALVGFFVSYLIVMRAKWIAKIGYGFFFLAVALSLFTMIFGKDTTGTGVKNWLVFGPFSIQTTEIVKYLVLFMLADRFQNPKRYQLFGQQEGIIMSGAVYVVLGIMVLQKELGTILVIFSTYIAMLYLFNEKKWIILANIGIIAVGALVLYLFKDSLFQSVYNTFMRRVVLWQDLWELNPHEVNGAGELMQSMFAIGSGGFFGTGIGLGSPTSISTIGAEKSDYIFASVCEEMGVMIGVAIVMLFFLLMYRGLRLSLNIKHKFYRTIGAGICIMFGFQTFIIIGGVTKLIPMTGITLPFVSYGGSSLVVGFMAIGFLEGAANKTDETAKAIAKKKNPGLMAGADLIGDERYSHSIYRMTEEEDAEFVPVDFGTERFDEKAVWTEDDLAYEEEYEAQRSSDGVFFRGGDLTDNVTNDVSERKTPEPKDGTAEPLPEHKKKTVTNEFFTGGGDL